CAAGAATTGTTTTTCCTGATCCTGCCCCACCTATAATTGTTACAAAATGTATATCCGGGTTCATAAGTAATTCAAATGCCATCTTTTGCTCTCTATTGATTGGGTTCAGCCCCCAGGCATTTTCATTGGCATGTATAAGTGGAACTATTTTATTTCCGTCATATCTGGCTAATATTTCGTGAGAAACTTGGTCCTTACTTTTAATATGGAAAAATTCATTAGGGTATATTTCCTCTTGTAGATCAGGAACTTCTAATCCTCCATCAAATATTTTGTTAATGTCTTTTGACAATAATTCAATCTCGGTATAACCTTTATAGATAGTATCAATGTCAATACGGTCACTTTGATAATCTTCTACTTCAATTCCTAATGACCTAGCTTTTATAGCCATATATAAGTCTTTTGTAACTAATATTATCCGACTACTATCATTGACTTTTTTTAGGCTTAATACAATAGCTAATATTCTTGAGTCATTTTTATTGGTATCAAAGCCATTAGGAAGAATGTCTATATCCATATGATTCAATTCTACACGCAAAACACTTTTGTTGGGTAATCTTATTCCTTTTTCTATGTCTCCCTTTTCCATTAATAACTTAATCTCTTTTGCTACCATTCTAGCATGGAATCCAACTAATCCTTCTCTTCTTTTTAGATTATCCAGTTCTTCTATGCAAAGTAAGGGTATGATTATATTGTTACCTTCAAAATTATGCATGAATTCAGGATCATGAATCATTACATTAGTATCAATTATATAGTTTTTAACCGTATAATTTCCTCCCTTCAAAAATACCATTAATGTCATGGGGACGTTTCCCTCGTCATGTTCTCAAGTCATTCTTATGATAATAATATTCTATTCCGGTATACTATCTTTTATGTCCTTAACAATTTCTTCCAGATTTTTGTCATCACAATCAATAACTATATTTGCATATTTTTCATAGAGTTCAACTCTTTGGTCATAGACATCTTTCAATGTATGTCCTTTTGCCATGGCTATGCCTCTAGTAGTTATATTATTGACTCTTCTTTCAATTTCTTCATAAGAAACTTTTAGATAGATTATATCTCCCAGTTTCTTTAGATGTTTCATTGTTTCGTTTCTAAAAATTACGCTTCCACCAGTTGCTATAATAGATTTTGATACATCTATACTTAGAACCGCTTCTTTTTCTACATCTAGAAATCTTTCCATTCCAATATCATCAATGATCTCTTGCAACAACCTGTTTTCTCTTTTTTGTATGACCAAATCAGAATCAATGAAAGTAAATCCCAAAGTTTTGGCTAATACCACACCGATTGTACTTTTTCCTGCTCCTGGCATACCAATTAATACCATGTTTTTCATCTTATGCTTCCTCTCATATGATAGTATAATATTATGTTTTCTATATAATATAAATTAATTAATCTTTTAATTTTTTTTTATTATACTTTATATGATGGTTTATTTCAATATCAGTGATTTAGAACTACTCAAGTCCAAATGCGATTTTAAATCCGTTTACTATCTCATTGGATATAACCTCACTATGTCCACCTTCTGATAATATAATCTTAGCATTTTTTGATTTCAAGAAATTGATTTCTTCTTCTGATAATTTTCCAACAGCCTCATCTTCCATTGCGCTAATGTAGGTAATATTCTTCAAATCATATTTATCTAGCTTTTCAGTGTATCTATTTTTACCTAATCCAGCAGCTAGCTTATTTACATTTTTCTCACTGTTACTAGGGATAGCATCTGATTCAGGGTCATCCATTATTCCATTTTCATTAGCTACAGCCTTGACACCATCTACAAAATATCCTGTACCACCTTTACTAAAGGATTTCCAAATAACTTCTGGCATATCAAGTCTACCAACAATAATCAGGTATTTATCTGCTATATCAACACCATATTCTGAAATTAATTCTTGGGCCATCAAAGCTCCAAAAGACATACCTAGAACATACACCTTTTTCCCTTGTTCCTTATAATAGTTTATTACCTTCGCTAACATCTGAATACTTTCCTTATCATATTTTATAGCTTCTTCAAAAGATATTTCTTTGTCTTGGAACAGTTCAGGATTCTTGGTTTGCTTTTGATGTACATTAACTATAAAGAAATCTCTATTCTTAATTTCTTCTGTCTCTTCTTTTACCGTAGTTGTATCAAAATCATACATAGGTCCACCTTGTGTATTAATAACAACAGCACTGCTCTCTTGATTTCCAGATATACTGATTAATGAACTAATCTCTTCAGGGATACCATTTAGTGGCTCATCTTGTATCTCATCTTGCATCTCATTTTGTTTCTTAACTTCTTTTTGCTCTTCTTCCTCCTTTGGTTGAGTACTGAATTCAGTTTCATTTTGCTTCTTAACCTTACTTTTTTCCACTGGTTTTGATTTACAACCAGAAATCACTGTACTAATTGTCATAACTATCACTATTAACGAATAAATTAATTTTCTAGTTTTCATTTTTATTACTCCTCTTAAGTTTATTTT
The window above is part of the Vallitalea guaymasensis genome. Proteins encoded here:
- a CDS encoding shikimate kinase yields the protein MKNMVLIGMPGAGKSTIGVVLAKTLGFTFIDSDLVIQKRENRLLQEIIDDIGMERFLDVEKEAVLSIDVSKSIIATGGSVIFRNETMKHLKKLGDIIYLKVSYEEIERRVNNITTRGIAMAKGHTLKDVYDQRVELYEKYANIVIDCDDKNLEEIVKDIKDSIPE
- a CDS encoding PhoH family protein codes for the protein MTLMVFLKGGNYTVKNYIIDTNVMIHDPEFMHNFEGNNIIIPLLCIEELDNLKRREGLVGFHARMVAKEIKLLMEKGDIEKGIRLPNKSVLRVELNHMDIDILPNGFDTNKNDSRILAIVLSLKKVNDSSRIILVTKDLYMAIKARSLGIEVEDYQSDRIDIDTIYKGYTEIELLSKDINKIFDGGLEVPDLQEEIYPNEFFHIKSKDQVSHEILARYDGNKIVPLIHANENAWGLNPINREQKMAFELLMNPDIHFVTIIGGAGSGKTILATATALQNVIETNKYRKIVFVRPVIAAGNDIGYLPGTEREKLKPWMGSFYDAIENLSDIKETNKNNGGKPTFTVEDFIEQFRQRGVIETKTFTYMRGRTFTNSLIIVDEAQEMTPHLAKLMLTRAGEHSKFVFLGDPSDNQIDNNYIDSKSNGLVYTVEKMKSFNITGHVALKRVERSPLAKIAEKNM